In Vigna unguiculata cultivar IT97K-499-35 chromosome 3, ASM411807v1, whole genome shotgun sequence, a single genomic region encodes these proteins:
- the LOC114179504 gene encoding magnesium-dependent phosphatase 1-like — MIHRIGSRNMEEVEKVKAEALQIIGVFQLLPKLVVFDLDYTLWPFYCECRSKHDTPYLFPHSRGILHALKSQNIHAAIASKSPTPDIATTYLDKLGIRSMFVAEEIFYSWTHKTDHFQKIHSKTGVPYNSMLFFDDDNSNIQEISKIGVTSILVRNGVNLEAFRNGLAKFSQNGNASKKNKQKRPK; from the exons ATGATCCATAGAATAGGAAGCAGAAACATGGAGGAGGTGGAGAAGGTGAAAGCAGAGGCATTGCAGATAATCGGAGTTTTTCAACTGCTTCCCAAGCTCGTCGTCTTCGATCTCGATTACACTCTTTGGCCTTTCTACTG TGAGTGCCGTTCGAAGCACGACACGCCGTATTTGTTTCCTCATTCTAGAGGCATTTTGCATGCGCTCAAAAGCCAGAACATTCATGCTGCAATTGCTTCCAAGTCACCAACTCCTGACATTGCAACCACGTATCTTGACAAGCTCGGCATCAGGTCAATGTTTGTCGCCGAG GAAATATTTTACAGCTGGACACACAAAACAGATCATTTTCAGAAAATTCATTCAAAGACCGGGGTCCCCTATAACTCCATGCTATTCTTTGACGATGATAATAGTAACATCCAAGAG ATCTCAAAAATTGGAGTAACAAGTATTTTGGTGAGAAATGGGGTAAATCTTGAAGCATTTAGAAACGGCCTCGCAAAATTTTCTCAAAACGGGAATGCATCAAAGAAGAACAAGCAGAAAAGGCCCAAGTAA